In Hoeflea ulvae, one genomic interval encodes:
- the osmF gene encoding glycine betaine ABC transporter substrate-binding protein OsmF: protein MRFRPNMIATTLALLVTAASASAQVVVSSKIDTEGGVLGNIILSVLNANNIETTDRVQLGATPIMRQAITAGEIDIYPEYTGNAAFFFQKADDPLWTDAAKAYAEAKSLDYEANKIVWLTPSPANNTWAVAVRKDLAEANQISTFSDFGAFVANGGNVVLAASSEFVNSPAALPAFQTAYGFTLKPDQLITLSGGDTAATIGAAANQTSGVNAAMVYGTDGGIAPSGLVVLEDDKSVQPVYQPAPIIREAVLTEHPEIEALLKPVFEKLDLVTLQDLNGRVQVGGEPARAVADDFLKANGFLK from the coding sequence ATGCGCTTTCGACCGAACATGATCGCAACCACCCTCGCACTCCTTGTCACGGCGGCCTCCGCCTCGGCGCAGGTGGTGGTGTCGTCCAAGATCGATACCGAGGGCGGTGTGCTTGGCAACATCATCCTCTCGGTGCTCAATGCCAACAACATCGAGACCACTGACCGGGTGCAGCTGGGTGCCACGCCGATCATGCGCCAGGCGATCACCGCCGGCGAGATCGACATCTATCCCGAATATACCGGCAATGCCGCCTTCTTCTTCCAGAAGGCGGATGACCCGCTCTGGACGGATGCCGCGAAGGCCTATGCGGAGGCCAAATCGCTCGACTACGAGGCCAACAAGATTGTCTGGCTGACGCCGTCGCCGGCCAACAACACCTGGGCGGTCGCAGTCCGCAAGGATCTGGCCGAAGCCAACCAGATCAGCACCTTCAGTGATTTCGGCGCCTTTGTCGCAAATGGCGGCAATGTCGTGCTGGCGGCCTCTTCCGAATTCGTGAATTCGCCGGCCGCGCTGCCGGCCTTCCAGACCGCCTATGGTTTCACGCTGAAGCCGGATCAGCTGATCACCCTGTCGGGCGGTGACACCGCCGCAACGATCGGGGCTGCGGCCAACCAGACCAGCGGCGTCAATGCGGCCATGGTTTACGGCACCGACGGCGGCATCGCCCCGTCCGGCCTGGTCGTGCTCGAGGACGACAAATCGGTGCAGCCGGTCTATCAGCCGGCGCCGATCATTCGCGAGGCGGTTCTCACTGAGCACCCGGAGATCGAGGCGCTGCTCAAGCCGGTATTCGAGAAGCTCGATCTCGTCACGCTTCAGGATCTCAACGGCCGCGTCCAGGTCGGCGGCGAGCCGGCCAGGGCGGTGGCTGATGACTTCCTGAAAGCAAACGGCTTTCTGAAATAG
- a CDS encoding DUF4286 family protein, translating to MPLIGAGINAIWNDIAPEMRDEFFEWHPREHMQERMGIPGFRRGRRYIAVGEGVEFLTLYETETPETLVSKAYFDRLSEPTEWSLKVLPFFRNNMRGICRVRFSEGYADGGNLLALRYAADPEDTPDLSPLLSPLLSLPGVVGSHEFLCDPVLSSGNTSLQRGRMIGLPDRIILVEGSSIAALEPVLETLVNGGGLATFIDPQDMQSAFYTLEYQVLASTEN from the coding sequence ATGCCTTTGATCGGAGCAGGGATCAATGCGATCTGGAATGACATCGCGCCAGAGATGCGGGACGAGTTTTTTGAATGGCATCCGCGCGAGCACATGCAAGAACGAATGGGAATTCCCGGATTCCGGCGTGGTCGGAGATACATCGCGGTCGGTGAAGGCGTCGAGTTTCTGACGCTCTATGAGACCGAGACACCCGAGACGCTCGTCAGCAAGGCTTATTTCGATCGCCTGAGCGAGCCGACCGAGTGGTCGCTGAAAGTCCTTCCGTTTTTCCGCAACAACATGCGCGGTATCTGTCGCGTTCGGTTTTCCGAGGGATATGCGGATGGCGGGAATCTGCTGGCGCTGCGCTATGCAGCCGACCCCGAAGACACGCCCGACTTGTCGCCACTGCTAAGCCCGCTCCTAAGTCTCCCGGGCGTTGTTGGCAGCCACGAGTTCCTCTGTGATCCGGTATTGAGTTCTGGGAACACGTCGCTCCAACGCGGGCGCATGATCGGGCTGCCTGACCGTATCATTCTTGTTGAAGGCTCATCGATTGCGGCGCTTGAACCCGTGCTCGAAACACTCGTCAATGGTGGCGGTTTGGCGACTTTCATCGACCCACAGGATATGCAGTCAGCATTCTACACACTGGAATATCAGGTGTTGGCTTCCACCGAGAACTGA
- a CDS encoding sugar phosphate isomerase/epimerase family protein codes for MRTLLAHLTLSTTAEQTVDAAAFAGFDGVGIRICGRNLHDDSFVSLIGDRAAIRSLRRTAESGGVEIHNISAYQFYPDLTKDHLDRVVDTAGEIGAKVLVVNCFIEDEALALDLFSHYAMRAREAGLRLALEFLPYSVIVDLRAAERFLKLSGASDAGILLDALHLERSGDVPADIARVDPEKIVFAQLCDAKAGTGERDPAKLMQEARTARLRLGAGDLPLRAFVEALPVGLDLEYEVADLANKHLPPRERAVAAKADFDAFRASVVA; via the coding sequence ATGCGAACCCTGCTTGCCCACCTCACACTGAGCACCACCGCCGAGCAAACCGTGGACGCAGCTGCATTTGCCGGATTCGACGGTGTCGGCATCCGGATTTGCGGCCGTAACCTACACGACGACAGCTTCGTCAGCCTGATCGGGGATCGTGCTGCGATCCGCAGTTTGCGACGCACCGCGGAAAGTGGTGGCGTCGAGATCCATAACATTTCTGCCTATCAGTTCTATCCCGATCTCACGAAAGATCACCTGGACCGCGTCGTTGACACTGCAGGCGAGATCGGAGCGAAAGTGCTGGTGGTCAACTGCTTCATCGAGGATGAGGCGCTCGCGCTTGATCTGTTCTCGCACTATGCCATGCGGGCCCGGGAGGCCGGGCTGCGACTGGCGCTTGAGTTCCTTCCCTACAGTGTGATCGTTGACCTGAGAGCGGCCGAGCGGTTCCTCAAACTGAGCGGGGCGAGCGATGCCGGCATCCTGTTGGACGCGCTTCATCTGGAAAGGTCAGGGGACGTGCCGGCGGATATTGCCCGTGTCGATCCTGAAAAAATCGTCTTTGCTCAACTCTGCGACGCAAAAGCAGGCACCGGTGAGCGGGATCCGGCCAAGTTGATGCAGGAGGCCCGCACTGCCCGGCTGCGGCTCGGCGCTGGCGATCTGCCGTTGCGGGCCTTCGTGGAAGCGCTCCCTGTCGGGTTGGACCTGGAATACGAGGTGGCGGATCTTGCGAACAAGCATCTTCCGCCACGAGAAAGGGCCGTGGCCGCCAAAGCCGACTTCGATGCATTCCGCGCGTCTGTCGTCGCATGA
- a CDS encoding tripartite tricarboxylate transporter permease: MENLLPNLAGGFATAIDPLNLFYCFVGVFLGTLVGVLPGVGSLAAISMLMPLTFYVPPETALIMLAGIYYGTQYGGSTASILLNLPGTPSAAVICLDGYPMSQQGRAGVALAMTTIASFFGATCGIIVLTLFAQSLSRIGLSFTSAEYFSLMFLGLVASSTLASGPPVKGIAMVLVGLALGLVGSDVQTGVQRYTFGSMSLFDGINLVALSMGLFGVSEVISSMRSGDSGSHIGKVRLRSLIPTRADLKSSVAPLLRGTAVGAFFGPLPGTGTNLASFMAYVLEKKVARDPSRFGKGAIEGVVAPESANNSAAQTAFVPTLTLGIPGDAVMALLLGVLIMHGIQPGPNLIEAQPKLFWGLVASFWIGNLMLLILNLPLIGLWVKILAIPRKVLLPAILMFMCIGVYSVNNNAVDIGIMIVFGVVGYFMLSLGFEAAPLILGFILGPLMEQYLKRALLLSSGDPMVFVERPISCGFLTVAVAALFLSAVASIRNARRANQPVEDPAADTDGNRP, translated from the coding sequence ATGGAAAACCTGCTTCCGAACCTTGCAGGTGGTTTCGCAACCGCCATCGATCCTCTCAACCTGTTTTACTGCTTTGTCGGCGTGTTTCTTGGCACGCTGGTGGGTGTGCTTCCGGGCGTCGGGTCGCTTGCGGCGATCTCGATGCTTATGCCCTTGACCTTTTACGTCCCGCCTGAGACCGCGCTGATCATGTTGGCAGGCATCTATTACGGCACACAATACGGTGGTTCGACCGCTTCGATCTTGCTGAACTTGCCCGGGACGCCTTCGGCTGCAGTGATATGCCTGGATGGCTATCCGATGTCTCAGCAAGGCCGGGCCGGCGTGGCACTCGCAATGACCACTATCGCGAGCTTCTTCGGCGCAACTTGCGGCATCATCGTCCTGACGCTCTTTGCGCAGTCGTTGTCGCGGATTGGCCTGTCCTTCACCTCGGCCGAGTATTTCTCGCTGATGTTCCTTGGGTTGGTTGCTTCGTCAACGCTGGCCTCGGGGCCGCCTGTCAAGGGCATCGCGATGGTGCTGGTCGGATTGGCGTTAGGCCTGGTAGGCAGCGACGTCCAGACTGGAGTTCAACGCTATACATTCGGTTCAATGTCGCTTTTTGACGGCATCAACCTCGTGGCGCTTTCAATGGGGCTGTTCGGCGTTTCGGAGGTTATTTCCAGCATGCGAAGTGGCGATTCCGGCAGCCATATCGGCAAGGTACGCTTACGCTCGCTGATACCCACGCGGGCGGACCTGAAGTCATCCGTTGCACCACTCTTGCGTGGTACTGCCGTCGGAGCTTTCTTCGGCCCGCTTCCAGGCACCGGAACGAATCTCGCTTCCTTCATGGCCTATGTCCTCGAGAAAAAGGTGGCGCGCGATCCGTCGCGGTTCGGCAAGGGAGCAATCGAAGGTGTCGTCGCGCCGGAATCGGCCAACAACTCGGCGGCGCAGACGGCCTTCGTGCCGACACTGACGCTCGGCATTCCGGGCGATGCAGTAATGGCACTGTTGCTCGGCGTGCTGATCATGCACGGCATTCAGCCCGGGCCGAACCTGATCGAAGCTCAGCCAAAGCTGTTCTGGGGGCTCGTCGCGAGCTTCTGGATCGGAAACCTGATGCTGTTGATCCTGAACCTGCCGTTGATCGGTCTGTGGGTGAAAATCCTGGCCATCCCGCGCAAGGTCTTGCTGCCTGCCATTCTGATGTTCATGTGCATCGGCGTCTACAGCGTGAACAACAACGCGGTCGATATCGGCATCATGATCGTCTTCGGCGTTGTCGGCTATTTCATGCTTTCGCTGGGCTTCGAGGCGGCGCCGCTTATCCTTGGCTTCATCCTCGGACCATTGATGGAGCAATACCTCAAACGGGCGTTGCTCCTGTCGTCGGGTGATCCGATGGTCTTTGTCGAGCGCCCGATCAGCTGTGGCTTCCTGACCGTGGCGGTTGCGGCACTTTTTCTGAGCGCGGTGGCCTCGATCCGAAACGCTCGCCGCGCAAACCAGCCAGTTGAAGATCCTGCGGCTGACACCGACGGCAATCGTCCTTAA
- a CDS encoding tripartite tricarboxylate transporter TctB family protein: protein MMKRVNRVELTGSLALGAFGIFYTVKAFGYRMGTLSEMGPGFFPLVVGLMITSLAGIILLAGIWKERDKAWKKPDLRAMFWTLCALVAFALLVRPFGIIPAVVVLILTCLAARSDTTWPQAAVIAAGLAILAYLLFIVGLGLNLSALRWGV, encoded by the coding sequence ATGATGAAAAGAGTAAACCGGGTTGAGCTGACTGGTAGTCTGGCGCTTGGAGCATTTGGAATATTCTACACAGTCAAGGCTTTCGGCTATCGAATGGGGACCCTGAGCGAGATGGGTCCGGGCTTTTTCCCGCTTGTCGTCGGACTGATGATCACTTCGCTAGCTGGCATAATTCTGCTCGCCGGAATCTGGAAGGAGCGCGACAAGGCGTGGAAAAAACCAGATCTCAGAGCGATGTTCTGGACCCTCTGCGCGCTTGTCGCCTTTGCCCTGCTGGTCCGCCCTTTCGGCATTATTCCTGCGGTTGTTGTGCTGATCCTGACCTGTCTTGCCGCGCGCAGTGACACGACCTGGCCTCAGGCTGCCGTGATAGCGGCGGGGCTGGCGATCCTGGCCTATTTGCTGTTCATTGTGGGGCTCGGTCTGAACCTCTCCGCCTTGCGCTGGGGGGTCTGA
- a CDS encoding NAD(P)-dependent oxidoreductase, whose translation MSKPSHILLTHPVTARANWYGETALAALREAGEVILNDAEKIFTPEQLIAAAKGCKVIVLDRQTPVGAREFAALPDLLAVVRSGVDIRYIDVAAASEAGVLVTRTPAGYVDSTAELVLGHIINAARRIPDYVTGYREGHVPGPLQGVELAGKTVGLIGYGRIARRLTEILHVMNMRVLAHDPFTTVTAPAVAAELDSVVEQSDFLVPLLIASDDTRGLISAQRIARMKHGAFLVNCSRGDVIDEVALVAALDSGRLAGVAMDVGCAPDNMPTPELAARRDVIATPHIGNLTREAQSRQPLNTVAQTRAVLSGSMPDHAINPDCDLRLRRLAKA comes from the coding sequence ATGTCCAAGCCATCCCACATCCTCCTGACCCATCCGGTTACCGCCCGCGCAAACTGGTACGGCGAGACTGCGCTGGCCGCATTGCGCGAGGCGGGCGAGGTGATCCTGAATGACGCTGAAAAGATCTTCACGCCCGAACAGCTGATCGCGGCTGCCAAGGGCTGCAAAGTGATCGTTCTCGACCGTCAGACGCCGGTTGGCGCACGCGAATTCGCAGCACTGCCGGACCTTCTGGCCGTGGTGCGCAGCGGCGTCGATATCCGCTACATCGACGTCGCGGCTGCCAGCGAAGCCGGAGTGCTCGTCACGCGCACGCCAGCAGGATATGTGGATTCCACCGCTGAACTGGTGCTGGGTCACATCATCAACGCAGCCCGCCGCATCCCTGACTACGTGACCGGCTATCGTGAGGGCCATGTCCCGGGTCCGCTGCAGGGCGTTGAGCTGGCCGGAAAAACAGTCGGCCTGATCGGCTACGGTCGTATTGCCCGGCGTCTGACCGAGATCCTCCACGTGATGAACATGCGCGTCCTCGCCCACGATCCTTTTACAACAGTTACGGCGCCAGCTGTCGCAGCGGAACTGGATTCGGTGGTCGAACAGTCTGATTTCCTTGTGCCGCTCCTTATCGCCAGCGACGACACACGCGGGTTGATCAGCGCGCAGCGCATCGCACGCATGAAACATGGCGCCTTCCTGGTCAACTGCTCGCGCGGGGACGTCATCGACGAAGTGGCGCTTGTCGCGGCGCTGGATTCTGGTCGGCTTGCCGGGGTGGCGATGGACGTGGGCTGTGCTCCCGACAATATGCCGACGCCTGAGTTGGCGGCCCGGCGTGACGTCATCGCGACGCCGCATATCGGCAACCTTACGCGCGAAGCGCAGTCGCGCCAGCCGCTGAATACCGTGGCACAGACCCGCGCAGTTCTGTCCGGGAGCATGCCGGACCACGCCATAAACCCGGACTGCGACCTGCGCCTCAGGCGCTTGGCCAAGGCTTGA